The following are encoded together in the Candidatus Coatesbacteria bacterium genome:
- a CDS encoding methyltransferase domain-containing protein — MRIIDGCPFRLTWLRVGCTARSGPKMKSYDIWTPTEEPMMRREACPLCGAGLEMSELLLKTAKGYPLHQCCRCGLVFGVELLDEEELDGIYDEEYAEHYCKPALIQQNRHYAEQFFADRPRGDLLEIGCGTGSMLKRLHELGFNVEGLELSKAMAAHVAELPLIRGSIERLELSTYYGCYDYVVMFHVLEHLYDPVATVAKVFKLLRQGGLWFNYMPYITKALRSRQSHISKWIHFNPADHREHINFFDELTIIHLAEKGGFKVELLDSAADDFWIWARK, encoded by the coding sequence ACGATATCTGGACCCCAACGGAGGAACCGATGATGAGGCGTGAGGCTTGCCCCTTGTGCGGTGCCGGGCTCGAGATGAGTGAATTGTTGCTCAAGACCGCCAAGGGTTATCCACTTCACCAGTGTTGTCGCTGCGGCCTCGTCTTCGGTGTAGAACTGCTGGACGAGGAAGAGCTCGACGGTATTTATGATGAGGAGTATGCGGAACATTATTGCAAACCGGCGCTGATACAGCAAAACCGTCATTACGCGGAACAGTTCTTTGCCGACCGACCCAGGGGTGACCTGCTCGAAATTGGATGTGGTACGGGTAGCATGCTCAAGCGTCTGCACGAGTTGGGCTTCAATGTCGAGGGACTTGAACTATCTAAGGCCATGGCTGCCCATGTCGCTGAACTGCCGCTCATACGGGGATCTATCGAAAGGCTCGAATTGAGTACATATTACGGCTGCTACGACTACGTCGTCATGTTCCATGTGCTCGAACACCTATATGATCCGGTTGCCACCGTCGCAAAGGTGTTTAAGTTGTTGCGTCAAGGTGGATTATGGTTTAATTATATGCCCTATATCACCAAAGCGCTGCGCTCTCGCCAGAGCCATATCTCTAAATGGATTCACTTCAATCCCGCCGACCATCGCGAGCACATTAACTTTTTCGATGAGTTGACGATTATCCACCTGGCGGAAAAGGGAGGGTTTAAAGTTGAGCTACTTGACTCCGCGGCCGATGACTTCTGGATTTGGGCGCGTAAATGA